In Drosophila simulans strain w501 chromosome 3R, Prin_Dsim_3.1, whole genome shotgun sequence, a single window of DNA contains:
- the LOC27208391 gene encoding S-antigen protein yields the protein MCACPCSGGNLPPQSNNPDSCPAPGSRGGPGAGGGGPGGGGGGPGAGGGGPGGRGGGPAQKRGTCGPKPCGGNQCSKCGKGGPGGRGGPGGGAGPGGRGGPGGRDGPGGSGGPGGRRAPNGGGGGGGGPFGLSAPPNNRGPKALGLAALLFAVGVFLTLKMGIVASEIG from the coding sequence ATGTGCGCTTGCCCTTGTTCAGGAGGGAATCTACCACCTCAGAGCAACAACCCTGATTCTTGCCCAGCTCCTGGCTCACGGGGCGGTCCTGGTGCTGGTGGAGGTGGCCCtggtggcggtggaggtggCCCTGGTGCCGGTGGTGGTGGCCCTGGGGGTCGTGGAGGGGGTCCTGCCCAAAAGCGTGGAACGTGTGGTCCCAAACCTTGCGGCGGAAATCAGTGCAGTAAATGCGGTAAGGGGGGCCCTGGAGGAAGAGGTGGccctggaggaggagctggcccTGGGGGAAGAGGTGGCCCTGGAGGAAGAGATGGCCCTGGAGGAAGTGGTGGTCCCGGTGGCAGACGGGCTCCCaatggcggtggtggaggcggGGGAGGACCGTTTGGCCTGAGTGCCCCGCCAAACAATCGCGGACCCAAGGCTTTGGGACTGGCTGCTCTGCTCTTTGCCGTGGGCGTCTTCCTTACATTAAAAATGGGTATTGTGGCCAGTGAAATCGGATGA
- the LOC6728736 gene encoding CLIP domain-containing serine protease B9 isoform X1, translating into MRRLKIVAILFCILCLSVDRRAYACHCIRLGKCAPFARLLLHHGPGEQSAVFAKVHSASCGFQGLEPLVCCPTSRKQNHDESSSVKASRKMRFASPNDRWIWDDGDSDKGSRHTHGDYLEAETNLHDYWNFEEQRNCPPPVEPEFFDRRFGLGHHFLYHVEHEERDTLLRPLPKDKPIVFPGDLRFLRQGEEAIDSNIDQGPPLAPFTTTLATPIETVPASSSTTTTLMPPFTQENTQGCGINVESRLLGGEQASAGQFPWLTRIAYRNRSSSRISFRCSGSLISSNHIVTAAHCVVNLVSDLELSHVRLGSQDGAIPFAIEQVIVHPNYDQPKYANDIALLRINSTNGTFTPICLPLNGPITLGNRLIGQIGVAAGWSIGNTESNSSIDPSNSTAGVRFIRLPIVNTTSCAIAYASLSENFQQPIVITPNHLCAQGMPMNDVCRGDSGGPFMDDGTSGVFGTSGRYTIIGIVAFGPTLCGVTTIPGVYTLVSSFSDWILRSIGG; encoded by the exons ATGCGGCGCCTGAAAATCGTCGCAATCTTATTCTGCATCCTGTGTTTGAGTG TGGATCGCAGGGCCTACGCCTGCCACTGCATCCGCCTGGGGAAATGTGCCCCCTTTGCCCGCCTTCTACTTCACCATGGGCCCGGAGAACAGTCCGCAGTGTTCGCCAAGGTGCACAGCGCCAGTTGTGGCTTCCAAGGCCTCGAGCCGCTCGTCTGCTGTCCGACTTCTCGCAAGCAAAACCACGATGAGTCATCCTCCGTCAAAGCAAGTCGAAAGATGCGCTTTGCTTCGCCGAATGATCGTTGGATTTGGGATGATGGGGATAGTGACAAGGGCAGCCGGCACACACACGGGGATTATCTGGAAGCGGAGACCAATCTGCACGACTACTGGAACTTCGAGGAGCAACGCAATTGTCCCCCGCCCGTGGAACCAGAGTTCTTCGACCGGCGGTTTGGCTTGGGACACCACTTTCTGTATCATGTGGAGCACGAAGAACGAGATACATTACTGCGACCCCTGCCAAAAGATAAGCCCATAGTATTTCCCGGGGACCTACGCTTCCTGCGGCAGGGAGAGGAGGCAATTGACTCCAACATAGATCAAGGTCCGCCCCTGGCGCCGTTTACCACAACATTAGCTACACCAATTGAAACAGTTCCTGCTTCTTCATCCACAACAACCACATTGATGCCACCTTTCACACAGGAGAACACTCAAGGATGCGGGATAAATGTAGAGAGCCGACTGCTGGGAGGAGAGCAGGCCAGTGCCGGACAGTTTCCCTGGCTGACCAGGATCGCCTATCGCAACCGAA GCAGCAGCCGCATTAGCTTTCGCTGCTCCGGATCCCTGATCTCTAGCAACCACATCGTAACTGCCGCCCACTGTGTGGTCAACCTAGTCAGCGATTTGGAACT GTCCCATGTTCGATTGGGAAGTCAGGATGGGGCGATTCCGTTTGCCATCGAGCAGGTTATAGTTCATCCCAACTACGACCAGCCCAAGTATGCAAATGACATTGCCCTCCTACGAATCAACAGCACTAATG GCACCTTCACGCCCATATGCTTACCCTTAAACGGACCAATCACACTGGGAAACAGGTTGATAGGACAGATTGGAGTGGCTGCTGGTTGGAGTATTGGGAATACTGAAA GTAACAGTTCGATAGACCCATCAAATTCCACCGCAGGGGTGCGCTTCATCCGTTTGCCCATCGTGAACACCACCAGTTGCGCCATCGCCTATGCCAGTCTCAGTGAGAACTTCCAGCAGCCCATTGTGATTACTCCCAACCACCTGTGCGCCCAGGGGATGCCCATGAATGACGTGTGCCGAGGCGATAGTGGCGGCCCCTTTATGGACGACGGTACCTCCGGCGTCTTTGGAACAAGTGGACGTTATACGATCATCGGCATCGTTGCCTTTGGACCGACGCTGTGCGGCGTGACCACCATTCCGGGGGTCTACACCCTGGTGAGTAGCTTCTCCGATTGGATACTGCGGAGCATCGGCGGATGA
- the LOC6728736 gene encoding uncharacterized protein LOC6728736 isoform X2: MRRLKIVAILFCILCLSVDRRAYACHCIRLGKCAPFARLLLHHGPGEQSAVFAKVHSASCGFQGLEPLVCCPTSRKQNHDESSSVKASRKMRFASPNDRWIWDDGDSDKGSRHTHGDYLEAETNLHDYWNFEEQRNCPPPVEPEFFDRRFGLGHHFLYHVEHEERDTLLRPLPKDKPIVFPGDLRFLRQGEEAIDSNIDQGPPLAPFTTTLATPIETVPASSSTTTTLMPPFTQENTQGCGINVESRLLGGEQASAGQFPWLTRIAYRNRSSSRISFRCSGSLISSNHIVTAAHCVVNLVSDLELSHVRLGSQDGAIPFAIEQVIVHPNYDQPKSMITLNNHHQPCRHLHAHMLTLKRTNHTGKQVDRTDWSGCWLEYWEY, encoded by the exons ATGCGGCGCCTGAAAATCGTCGCAATCTTATTCTGCATCCTGTGTTTGAGTG TGGATCGCAGGGCCTACGCCTGCCACTGCATCCGCCTGGGGAAATGTGCCCCCTTTGCCCGCCTTCTACTTCACCATGGGCCCGGAGAACAGTCCGCAGTGTTCGCCAAGGTGCACAGCGCCAGTTGTGGCTTCCAAGGCCTCGAGCCGCTCGTCTGCTGTCCGACTTCTCGCAAGCAAAACCACGATGAGTCATCCTCCGTCAAAGCAAGTCGAAAGATGCGCTTTGCTTCGCCGAATGATCGTTGGATTTGGGATGATGGGGATAGTGACAAGGGCAGCCGGCACACACACGGGGATTATCTGGAAGCGGAGACCAATCTGCACGACTACTGGAACTTCGAGGAGCAACGCAATTGTCCCCCGCCCGTGGAACCAGAGTTCTTCGACCGGCGGTTTGGCTTGGGACACCACTTTCTGTATCATGTGGAGCACGAAGAACGAGATACATTACTGCGACCCCTGCCAAAAGATAAGCCCATAGTATTTCCCGGGGACCTACGCTTCCTGCGGCAGGGAGAGGAGGCAATTGACTCCAACATAGATCAAGGTCCGCCCCTGGCGCCGTTTACCACAACATTAGCTACACCAATTGAAACAGTTCCTGCTTCTTCATCCACAACAACCACATTGATGCCACCTTTCACACAGGAGAACACTCAAGGATGCGGGATAAATGTAGAGAGCCGACTGCTGGGAGGAGAGCAGGCCAGTGCCGGACAGTTTCCCTGGCTGACCAGGATCGCCTATCGCAACCGAA GCAGCAGCCGCATTAGCTTTCGCTGCTCCGGATCCCTGATCTCTAGCAACCACATCGTAACTGCCGCCCACTGTGTGGTCAACCTAGTCAGCGATTTGGAACT GTCCCATGTTCGATTGGGAAGTCAGGATGGGGCGATTCCGTTTGCCATCGAGCAGGTTATAGTTCATCCCAACTACGACCAGCCCAA GTCAATGATCACGCTGAATAACCACCACCAACCCTGCAGGCACCTTCACGCCCATATGCTTACCCTTAAACGGACCAATCACACTGGGAAACAGGTTGATAGGACAGATTGGAGTGGCTGCTGGTTGGAGTATTGGGAATACTGA